One Nematostella vectensis chromosome 10, jaNemVect1.1, whole genome shotgun sequence genomic window, TGGCGAGGACATGCCCTCAGAGGAGTCTTGCTGAGATGCAAACTGCCTCCTCTTGAAGCTGAACAGCATGTCCATCTTTGTAGACATGTCTCTTTTTCTTATGGGATCTTTGTGGGCATCTGATAGGTTCATTTCATCCTGAGAACAAGTTATCAAatagtaataattaatagGATGGAGATACAAGGGGTTCATTTTATCCAAAGAACAAATGATCTAGTAGCAGTAATAGGGTTGAGTCACAAGGGGTTCATTTTATCTTGAGAACAAATGATCAAGAAGTAGTAATAGGGTGGAGATACAAGGGGTTCATTTTATCCTAAGAACAAATGATCTAGTAGCAGTGATAGGGTTGAGTCACAAGGGGTTCATTTTATCTTGAGAACAAATGATCAAGAAGTAGTAATAGGGTGGAGATACAAGGGGTTCATTTTATCCTAAGAACAAGTGATCTAGTAGAAGTAATAGGGTTGAGTCACAAGGGGTTCATTTTATCCTAAGAACAAATGATCAAGAAGCAGTAATAGGtattttaataaatatttcACCCTCAAGTTTTCTGCTGTTAGCAGAAAGTAACCCTGTCataatttctttaattttttatcaGCTAAAATAATCCATAAATACAAGATccaaaacaaaattttaaaactagCATCATCTATAGGAATTAACTAAGGCTTGCTACACCAACAAAAGCTCTGTTATAAAGATAAGCTTTTGAAGGAAAAGAAGTTTACACTTGACATTAATTCAAATCTAATACAGCAAACCTAGACCTTTAGTTGTGAGAAATTATATGGAAACATAATGGCTCAAAATACAGTTTAGCAAGTATAGCAGAAGTCTTTGTAAACAAAGTTTGGTCAACATGTCAGGTTTTGACTTTATTTACATAAATTACAGGAATGCAGATTGAAAGTGAGATAAATAATGTTAACTCAATCATATTTTAGCCCAAACAAAAGAATAATATAGAGCCTGGAGACAGCGTATCTGGGTATTCTACTGACACTTTACACATGTTGATAAAGGAGATATAGGGCTTTTGAAACAGTCAAAacaaagttattattattgcacTTAAGGCATTAATAGAATGGTTAGGCATTAGACAGTGCGACAGTTTGCACATATAAAAGTTAACAAACTTTTCATACTGTCGACACGGTATACAATTGTTTTAAATCAAGACTCATAATAAGACACTGTTGTGACcagttttttatcaaagtATCCCATCAAATGTTTGGGGTTGTATGTTATTATCAGAGAACGTACTAAACTGATAGTAATTAATTCACAGGGAATTCATCTAAATCAGCAAGATGGTggttgtatttatttttgtcaCATAAACAATACAAGAATGTGTGGAATATATAAAATCTACTATCAAAAAAATCTTACTTATTACTAGAGTTTATCTTTTACTATAAATTGAAAGTGAAAGCCTTCATACATAAAAATGCCCTTTAGCAATGCTAAAAATATTATCAGCAAAATAGCAATAGCACCAGTAAAAAGATCAAATATAATCCTGGATAAATTTCAAGATCAATTCATTATCAATGGATACAAAATATATCACCTTGGGAAACATTAATTTACTCTCAGTAACAACGAGGTTACAGACTTGGGGTCTCGAAAGTGAGAAGTTAGAAAGTGAAGAATAAATCAGCCTAGGTTAGCGAGATTAAAAACAGCAGTATATTATTGTAACATTTACACCACCTCTGTGCACAAAACAAAAGATCTACTTTCTGATAGAGAGGTCCCACAAAGTTACCCACTCTCGAGCAATAAGTATTGGTTAACTGATTATGGTTGCAAACCATTCATTTTGAGTTTCTTCCACGGATCTCGAGTTCCAGAAGGCTTTTCAATTGAACTGCAACGCCGCCCCGATTATCATCAttagaaaacataaaattCTCTAGAGACATGAGCATTTGAATGGGCCCGCAACATTAAGCCACGAACTAAACCAGTTCCTAGAGAATTTTCTTGACCCAAGTGTTCTAAAGGGACACACATTAGGGTTTATCACGATGTGGCGAGGAACTAAGGGGTAATAAAAAAGGATGTATTGACTTTTTTGCACACAGCCACTGAGGGAGGTAGTTGTAAAATAGTTCTATCGCAGACCCAATCGTGGATCAATTTCAAACCGAGAAGATTTATACAGTAGCTGTTTTTAGTGTAGTACAACTCACCAGCATTTTCTCGAAGATCTTGCTAAATTCATCCTCTGGTAGTCTTTTGATTCGCTCGATTTCATCATCCAATTCCTGATTACCGACAGTATCCTCTTCCCGAGTACTAGCCATACGTTCCTTGTATTTGTGATGACCATTGTGCTTGTCTTTTTTGGATTTAGTCGTTCTCATTGATGCTAGCCGGCCCACCTTCCCTAGCTACAGAACAAACGAGAGTTAGATCTTACAGGAACTCCTTGAATCAATCGCATTACCCAAAAGAGAATGCATGAATATCACAATTTAATCTCGACTTACGAAGCCGTTGTCAGCGTTTTTGTCCCCCATTTTCGCACAAACTATTTGTTCCAAATGCCAGACAAGCTAGTAATCTAATAGAGAGGAGTCCTCCCTACATGGCTTATTAATCTAGCAAGGTAGCGGCTGTCAAAACAAACTAAAATATAGTGAAAAAGTCGAAACTCTTTCCAAACTCTCAAACTTGCTGAGGGAACGACCACTATCGCGCGTGCGCACTAgggatgtttttattttgctgccCAGAATCCCTTGCGCATAATTCAATCGCGTTCTTTCTCgaaaagaaacattaaaatCTAACAGTCAggaaaagcaaaaaaagaaaaaaagttagaaTGCACCATAAAACACTGCATTTATTAATTAACAGAGGGAAAACTATGTttttgaattttgtatgaattCTGTTGTGTAAAGGGAGGCATGTATTAGCACAACATAACACGTTTGCcatgctaattttttttttttttttttgctttatctACCGCGTGCGGGTAAGTAAAGAGATTTAAACAAAAGAGAAATCTTAAATAGAGTAAACCGTTTGCCCTCGGCCTTACTGTGGCAAAGATTTGTCAAAAAGACAAGCAACTCTATCTGATAACGGCTTTCTGATAGTCATCGCGTGTTTCATCGAACCTCTATTGCGTCACACAGACTGGCTTCGCTCTAAAGCCGAAAATTTGAATTACGAAGGCACAATGGAACGCTAGGCATGCGTGAACAGCTAACCTAAAACCGGAACTGCAGACTGGACGtgaaccacaggtagcccaagctctgtGAATGAGTATTTTTGACCAACCGGCTCATTGAACATTTATAGAGAGAATATATGGAGTTGTTACTTTATTCTAGTATTCTtccataaaaatgtaataaattcaaTACAACTTGATAGTACTTGTAGTTGTCTATTAATTCCACGTTTAAGCGATTTAGAGCCCATTTGGGGCCGCTTTAGCGCAGTTCGGTGAAATTTAGAATTCCCTCTATCACTCCCACTATAGTGGTTCAGATTGATAGAGCTTGGGCTACTTGTGCGTGAACAAGATGAGCATTTTTTCGCGAAAGTTTATTTTCGCGAATGGGGACCGAAAAAGagcacttgaaaaaaaaagagtaaagTAAAGTTTGGTTcgcgaaaaaataaataacgtAACGAACATAAAAGAACTGTCAATCATAGAAAGTCATTCAGCCTTTGTTTCGAAAAAAGGTACCCAACGGCAAAGGCAGACTTGCAAATCAAAacacacaggaagcccatatTACCTAAACGTATTGAAGATTCAGAAAGGATTTAACGACACCAATGTGTTTGTTTAATATTTGCGGTTGTGATATTTAAATACAGCATTTAATGGGTTTTATAGCACGTAAACCAGCCGAACTCAATTAATTAGAAACATAGAATGTCACCTAAATGGATATTTTATGACGGGTGTCTGGATTGATGTCGAAATATTATTTCTACTGCCTGCTAACGAGAGAAAACAGGCGCCAAATTCACTGTttttgcaaacaaaaaatagcGTGTTTTATAAGCAAAAGCTTCATGCTCATTTATTGAAGGAAAGGTTTCTCACTTTTCCCACGGACATGTCGAAGCGAGTAGCGGAAGTTGGAATTGATAATCCGCAGTTATTTatccaggaaaaaaaaactgttaaacATTTTGACCCTTGTGAAAGATGTTACAAACTCAAAGTGCGTACTTCAAAAAGACAGTTCTTCAAAACAAACGTGGCATATATATTCTTTGATATCGTAATACTATACAACTTTCCCTGCATCAGAATTCAGTCAATGTTCAGGCAAATTTCTTAACCTTATCTTTAGTTTAGCGGCGCAATAATATTGGAGCTACGGAACAAACGTACAACACCCCCTTCAAgaaagagtaaaaaaatacatgctTTCGACAACTTAACTATGCCTTCACGTGGACTTCATGGTTATGAAGGTCACAAATCACTTTCGCATCTCAGTTTCTATACAAGATTCAGAGTTGCCATCATATAATCGTAGTTGCTCGAACCGTAATAAAGTAAACAACATAAGCGCGTGCAAGATTTATTCTAAATTTAAACGGGAAGCCTACCTTGGTCGACTTTGTCTTGGCCATTTTTTGCGTCAAAGTTGGTCCCTGAATGGGAATAGTATGCATGGGTTGGGCTCCGGGCCCTTGATCCATACTTTCTGCTGTTTATAAACGCTAAAATCGAACTGACTACAACCCTGCTCTTGTATCAATACTGCATACCCCCATTTCCATGCTCAACTCAGACTGATTCCCGTATACTCACGTCTGATGCATAATTCATACCATGCTTTGGGCAAATTATCCTCTTCTCAGCTTTATGACAACTGGTGTGACTTCAAAACAACGTTAGTTGCCTACGGTTTTGATGCGATATTCGTTTCCGCAGACGTAGAAAGTTGTGAAAATTCGTTATTTATTATCTGATAAATATTTCACTTGTCAAACAGGTCTTTtgtcacgcaacacaagtCACACAACCCGTTCAGAAGGGCTATCGGTTGGCGATCACTTGCCAGTTTGCCGTTTTTGTGCAAAAGTCGAGACCTTAGttttataatattaaaacTAATACGAGCAAGATCATGCAGAAACTCTGTTGGTGAGCACTGAAATATTCTTTAAACTAGAGATAGGAGCACGCAGGCAAATCGCAGGCAAATTTGATGAGTGTAACAGTCAGTATCCTCTTTGCGCTACTGGGTACTACTGGTAAAGGAAGGGAATCTGTCTTTTAAACTGTCTACGAGCTTTCATCTggggcattttttttagataattcGCGTATTCTAAAGCCTAACAGAAAACGAGCAAATAAAAAGTCCTTTGGTAGCGAGCTCAGAGCACAGATGCAGAGAGCATGCGCTTTTTTGGAGGGGAGGGATTATTCACAGGCCCTATGTGTAGCAAGCGTTTTTGTTTCTGCTTTCACGACCTTTTCTAAAAACATATATTATAATCTATAGCGGTCAAAAGCCTAAGAATCTAAGAGTAAAAAAGCAAATAGAATTCGAGTCAGAATAATGCATTCAAATTATTATGGTTTCACcatgatttttatttgattattgGACAAATCTGACATTTGTATTTAACCTAAGTTATATATTATCAATTATGAACGCAAAGGTACTTTGAATactttgattatttttatcgTATCTAGTTAAAGTCAGTGTCCTTGTGCTGTTAGGGGCAGTAGATCACTTGTGCGCCACAAACGCGGCAAAAGCGTGGATGGTATACCACCCATTACTAGTTCCGCCCCATCCCATGTGAAGATAGAAGTCATCTTCCCACTGTGTTCGCCAGGGATAGCACTTCCATCGTCCCCAGATCTTGTGGCACGTGCGAAATTTTCTGGAACGGACTGCGTATTTGGTGGCGACTGCGTAATGCATGGATCCTCCGGTCCAGATACCAACGACCACCGGGTACTTGTACGTTTTGATTGCTCTTGAGACTTTTTTTCGGATCCAGGTTTTTGTCACCCCTGCCCAAGAAAGCCAGTGGGTGTAGCTCCAAATTCCACCACTCCCTTGTCTTGCCCGGAAGAAGTCTCGCACCAGTTTCATTCCAGAAGGAAACGTCGCACCGCTGCTGCCAAGACAAAACGTCCGCATTCTCTTGTTGATCGAGACGATGTACTTCTTTAAGTTATTGTCGTTTGAATACAGATACTTTGGCGCTCTTCCATGAGGATACAGACTTGAGCTCCATCCGGAAACCCGGTCATAGTACCCGAATACTTGTGCCCAGGCCACAGGACCACAGCCAACTTGGCAACCCCCATATTTGAACTGGTGATAGTCGGGAAAATCATACTCATAAGGCACTCTGTAGATTTCCCAAGCGCTCCAGCTCTGGTACTCTCGTTTCCTGCCCCAAGCCCTCACGGATAACTTCTTCTCGTCTTTTGTCTCGGGGGATACTCTTGCGATCTCATTTTCCTTGTTCTCGACTGGTGCATCGTGGCTCATCGCGGACATATCGTGCTCGTCAGGGTGGTGTTTAGCTTTCACGGTGGGTAATTTGACAATGTTGTCAAATGTGTTCTGCTTGTTCTTTGAGGGCTTGGCTTTAGGGGTGTCATCCATTGTACCACCGGATATTGGATTCGGATCAGGAGGGCTGTCTGAGTCGTCGTTTGCAGTCGTATCGCGGCCATATCCTTGGTATTCATCGATGTCGGGCTGGACCTCGGCTTCATGTGACTGGTGGCTGGCTTCTTTGGGGATTGGTTCAGCTCCTGATGCTGCCATGATTGACATGAGCAGCAGAACAACCCAAAGCTTCATCTGAAATTCgtcaaaagcttttttttattagttatCAAGTCCTCTTATGAAAACTTGTGTTATTCGCATCATAGTTAATGTTGGCACATTGTGTAAAAACACTCCTTAGCATAAAATCAAAAACTGTCtctgtatttgtatttgtatGGGCAGTGTTCACTATCAAGATTTACAGGCGTACCAATTCTTGATTATTCCAATCATTATTCATAACCAGAAAGCGAAGTAAATAAAAACCTTTGAAAGGGTGTTTGGCACCTTACCTTTGGACAAAGTAGTTCTAGGCTGACTGCCTGCTTGATCTATTAGTCGTAGATGAGATGATATGTGAAGTACTGTGGAATCTCTTCAGAACCAATGTCATCTGTAGTTTCATCTCTGTAACAAACCATCATTTGTACCATTTCTCGCAAATCACGTGTTACCTTTGCTCATACCAAATTTGGTCATTTAAATTTCCTATTGGTCGTTTGTACCTGGAACATGAAATTAcgaattcaaaataaatatttggaTTGTTTTCATGTGTTTGCAGGCATGTATAGGAAGTTCATAGATCAGCTTTCCTTTAAGAATGTTGATTTGATATATGAATATGAATGGAAACACGTTTGTTATGAAGGAATTGTTAATCAATGCAAAAGTCGTTTCCGACACGTCAGATATTTACTTTCACTTTCCATTCGACATTTCACTTATTTGCTTTACGTGGATTTCTTCATTGTTTGACTAAGCATGCGTAGTTACTGTTCAGCAAAACAGGTTTTATATTTGCCAGgctaaaataacagtttaacgaTTACTTTTATCCTTAATCTTACCGCTGTTCCATTACTTAATTTTGCATATTACTATAGTCAAACTATTCCTTTTATACTGCTCTTGCTATTTCTATCGAAGGAATTTATTCTaagtcatttattatttcatcgtTGATTTTCTTCCCAAAGTCAACACCCGATCTTCTATTCTTACATCATCCTTTAAACCAGTTTGACCAGTTTATTAATGAGATTAGTATAAATTGAGCAGCATAGTAACTAGCTCTAGGATTGTACTGTAACTGTTGCGAGGACACTACACGGCAGTGCTCTAGGTTGGTTTAGTCAGGACTCTCTAAAGCTGGCTTCGTCAACTTTCCGGGAAAGAGATGTTCCTTCACTACCTTCCGAAAGTACTTGCCTTCGTACAGCCAATCTCCCGCTAGCCAGTGGTAGCTCTACCATTTGTAAACACTCAAGCGgtgcaataaagaacaaagaagaCGGTCAACCCTTGCTCAGCGTGTACGATCCCCGGCTACCCCCAATACCATAAAAGAACCACCCAAAACCTCGTAACACACGTTCATTACAAGTTACACCCATCTTTAAATGCATTCAAAAGTATATGTTGAAATATTATCTTGGTTCATACTTTGCTCTACAATAACATCTTCTATTACCAATGTCATGCTGTCTTACTGTAATGGGAACAGGAAATTAGTGTCAAAAGTTTTGAAGGAATGTTTGTAAAACGACACTGTTATTGGGATTTGGGAAAATACGAGCGACCGGAATCTACTGtgcaaaaaaattaagaagTTCCTCAATACACCAAAACGTATTCgaacaatagaaaaaaatcctGGCGCTCGGATGAGAGAAAAAAGATTAAGAAAGCTAATCAGGGAGTgtcaaaaagcaaaaagccAACAAAATGGCCTTTGAAGACGAAGGTTGACCAGATGAGAAAGAATATAACCTACCTAATGAAGGATGAATATATGAATAAAATTTATCAACTATTGCGTTAAAACTGGTTGAAAAAAGGAAATCATTAATATAAGGAACCCTAGTCTATGTACTGTTTTTATCAAATCGCGGTAAaagatattattttctttagaGAGTCATTAAATTCTACACTTTTCCCAACGCACAGGTGCGCAGTCCTAGgtatcaaatgaaaaaaaaatgttagtaTTTGCGAAGATCCTTCAAGATATGAAATGACCTACACTTCACTTTGCCCCACAACAACTTCGTGGTAAGATACAGGCAGATGAAAATCTTTATGCGCTATGCTACTAGCTGACATTTTCATGTTTGACCAGCTCAATCAATGAGCCCGTCCAGTCATTGAACACAAGGCAGAACCTCTAGTCTCCAGCGGTTTAATTCCCCATCTTTCCTGGTTACTGATACGCCTAGAATATTCCATCTTGGAATAAGGGCCTCAAACACCACAGGAAACGCACCATAAAACGGGACTTGATGATTTCTTATGCAAATGAACGTTAATTGTTATCTTTACTTGACATTACGCTTCTAGCACATTTTGGCACGGAAAAGTAAGATGCACCCAACACTAGTTCAAAGACATAAAACAGATATTTCCTTCGCCAAACGGTCCTTAGATTTGAAACAAATCTTATCAAACTCGCTATCTTAACCATATGGTATGGGACGTGACAGTCAAATTCCATTTCGAAAAACTCCTGCTGATAAAAATTAATCAAGGTTTCTCTATTACACACTACACTCTTTCGAATGCCATTTGACAACGAGTGTCAAAGtagaaaggaaagaaaagaagaaagaagagGAAAAACATCCATGGTTTGCAAAGTGCATCATGGCGTGGTCGTTGCTGTTACTGCTTCTGAAAGTTCTGTTAATTCAAGGTGATACTGTGGGTTCTACTAGTTTGTCTTGATTTTTTCATTTCTGTGATATTGTGGTTTCTAAGtttgcttttttgtttgtCTTGAATTTCATTTCTGTTTTTCTATCCTCTAGGAGTAGACTCACTGTCATGTGAATTCAACAAGGATTTTTGTGGATGGCAGCACCCAGTAAATGCCACGGATAAATGGATCTTGACTTCAGAACTGCACGGTAAGCGAAAAATCATGTTTTAAGCCAAGATGTTTTCACCATTCATTAAGGGCCAGAgacaattttaaaatggttGAGAAATCTGACAGATTTCTGACAGATGGCTACTATTTTAGTTAAACGCACGGgaaggaaataaaaaacaagaataaaatattataatatttataaatattataatttttaatataaatattataattCAAAAATGGTTCGAAAAGCTAAACAGACATAAAAGTCGGGCAAATTAAAAATCGGGTTAAAAACATAAAGCAAatcaaaagaaacaaaatcgCTAAATAGCACTTTTAAAAGTGGAAACGGTGAAAATAAAAACGGAAATCAAAtgggacaaaataaaaatgctaAATAACACTTTAAAAATTGTAAACGGcgaaaattaaaaagaaaagggaagaaagaaaaacaaaaagcaaaaaaccaAAGACATAAACAATGCGTGGCCTTTCTCGGCATCCAAACTTATGAGATATTCGTGCAACTGGtgcaacattttaaaatactACCATCTTTGTATTTATCTTTACATAAAGACATCATATCTAAAATTTCTTTGGTCCTTTAGATTTAGCAACATGGTAAGCACTGTTTTCAATGCTCAAacacgataaaaaaaaaacatccaaggGAGGACACACGATCATAGACCCATCCAAGGGAGAAGCGCACGAACATAGCCCAATCGAAGGGGGGAGGAGCACAAtaataaatgtgaactttaaaagcacactagcatacacacattggcaccagtcgggccaagacgggacgctagcacagtctattacccgagcagttcggcaaccatggacagctgtttcgtccttattaggactcgtcagcatggcatagccgttttgcctcagttaaacttcattggcaaaaaaactgcagggcgacttcgactcgaacgaagtgctttaaaccacagcttagatccatgtgggatctagagctgcgaccgggctagcgtgatgccaattgtgcggatcacgcatgtgacctttgctagtctaaaactccgtcggatagccaaactatccttgcgagtatgtatacataaatgtgaactttaaaagcacactagcatacacacattggcaccagtcgggccaagacgggacgctagcacagtctattacccgagcagttcggcaaccatggacagctgttccGTCCTCATTATTgagactcgtcagcatggcatagccggtttgcctcagttaaatttcattggcaaaaaaactgcagggcgacttcgactcgaacgaagtgctttaaaccacagcttagatccatgtgggatctagagctgcgaccgggctagcgtgatgccaattgtgcggatcacgcatgcgacctttgctagtctaaaactccgtcggatagccaaactatccttgcgagtatgtatacataaatgtgaactttaaaagcacactagcatacacacattggcaccagtcgggccaagacgggacgctagcacagtctattaccggctatgccatgctatACCGGCTAtgccggctatgccatgctgacgagtcctaaaaaggacgaaacagctgtccatggttgccaaactgcacgggtaatagactgtgctagcgtcccgtcttggcccgactggtgccaatgtgtgtatgctagtgtgcttctaaagttcacaatAATAAACCCATCCAAGAAAGAGACACGATCATAGACCCATGCAAGGGGGGAGAGGCACGATCATAGACCCatcccaggggggaggggcacgatCAATAGCCTCAtccgagggggaggggcacgatCATAGCCCCATccaagggggggaggggcactatCATAGACCCATCCAAGAGGGAGGGGCACGATCAGAGACCCATCCAAGGGAGAGGGGCACGAACATAGCCCCATCGAAGGGTGGACACACGATAATAGCCCCatccaaggggggaggggcacaataaTAGACCCATCCAAGGAAAGAGACACGATCATAGACCCAtgcaaagggggaggggcacgatcatagacccatcccaggggggaggggcacgatcatagacccatgcaaggggggaggggcacgatCATAGCCTCATCCAAGGGGAGAGGGGCACTATCATAGACCCATCCAATGGGGGACACACGATCATAGACCCAtgcaaggggggaggggcacgatCATAGCCCCATCCAAGGGGGAGACGGGCACTATCATAGACCCatccaagggggaggggcacgatCATAGAACCATCCAATGGGGGACACACGATCATAGACCCAtgcaagggggaggggcacgatcatagacccatgcaaggggggagggg contains:
- the LOC116614325 gene encoding uncharacterized protein LOC116614325, whose product is MKLWVVLLLMSIMAASGAEPIPKEASHQSHEAEVQPDIDEYQGYGRDTTANDDSDSPPDPNPISGGTMDDTPKAKPSKNKQNTFDNIVKLPTVKAKHHPDEHDMSAMSHDAPVENKENEIARVSPETKDEKKLSVRAWGRKREYQSWSAWEIYRVPYEYDFPDYHQFKYGGCQVGCGPVAWAQVFGYYDRVSGWSSSLYPHGRAPKYLYSNDNNLKKYIVSINKRMRTFCLGSSGATFPSGMKLVRDFFRARQGSGGIWSYTHWLSWAGVTKTWIRKKVSRAIKTYKYPVVVGIWTGGSMHYAVATKYAVRSRKFRTCHKIWGRWKCYPWRTQWEDDFYLHMGWGGTSNGWYTIHAFAAFVAHK